One window of the Procambarus clarkii isolate CNS0578487 chromosome 27, FALCON_Pclarkii_2.0, whole genome shotgun sequence genome contains the following:
- the LOC138369082 gene encoding adhesive plaque matrix protein-like gives MAAVEVDGASRLATSPLHPRPLNDTSTPEAIERHLYTQDHWTTPLHPRPLDDTPTPKTTGRHTSTPKTTGRHPYTQDHWTTPLHPRPLDDTPLHPRTLDDTPTPKTTGRHLYTQDHWMTPLHPRPLDDTPTPKTTGRHTPYTQDHWTTPLHPRPLDDSSTPKTTGRHPPTPKTTGRHTPTPKTTGRHTPTPMTTGRHPPTPKTTGRHPPTPKTTGRHTPTPKTTGRHPPTPKTTGRHPPTPKTTGRHPLHPRPLDDTPLHPRPLDDTPLHPRPLDDTPLHPRPLDDTPLHPRPLDDTPTPKTTPVKIPHVKATQVKIPHVKATQVKIPHVKAKQVKIPHVKAKQVKIPHVKSKQVKIPHVKAKQVKIPHVKAKQVKIPHVKATQVKIPHVKATQVKIPHVKAKQVKIPHVKAKQVKIPHVKAKQVKIPHVKAKQVKIPHVKATQVKIPHVKATQVKIPHVKAKQVKIPHVKAKQVKIPHVKAKQVKIPHVKAKQVKIPHVKAKQVKIPHVKATQVKIPHVKATQVKIPHVKAKQVKIPHVKAKQVKIPHVKAKQVKIPHVKAKQVKIPHVKATQVKIPHVKATQVKIPHVKAKQVKIPHVKAKQVKIPHVKAKQVKIQ, from the exons ATGGCGGCAGTGGAGGTTGATGGCGCCAGTCGGCTTGCCA CATCACCTCTACACCCGAGGCCACTGAACGACACCTCTACACCCGAGGCCATTGAACGACACCTCTACACCCAAGACCACTGGACGACACCTCTACACCCAAGACCACTGGACGACACCCCTACACCCAAGACCACTGGAcgacacacctctacacccaagACCACTGGACGACACCCCTACACCCAAGACCACTGGACGACACCCCTACACCCAAGACCACTGGAcgacacacctctacacccaagAACACTGGACGACACCCCTACACCCAAGACCACTGGACGACACCTCTACACCCAAGACCACTGGATGACACCCCTACACCCAAGACCACTGGACGACACCCCTACCCCCAAGACCACTGGAcgacacaccccctacacccaagACCACTGGACGACACCTCTACACCCAAGACCACTGGACGACTCCTCTACACCCAAGACCACTGGacgacacccccctacacccaagACCACTGGacgacacacccctacacccaagACCACTGGacgacacacccctacacccatgACCACTGGacgacacccccctacacccaagACCACTGGacgacacccccctacacccaagACCACTGGacgacacacccctacacccaagACCACTGGacgacacccccctacacccaagACCACTGGacgacacccccctacacccaagACCACTGGACGACACCCCCTACACCCAAGACCACTGGacgacacacccctacacccaagACCACTGGacgacacccccctacacccaagACCACTGGacgacacccccctacacccaagACCACTGGacgacacccccctacacccaagACCACTGGACGACACCCCTACACCCAAGACCACCCCA GTGAAGATCCCACATGTGAAGGCCACACAGGTGAAGATCCCACATGTGAAGGCCACACAGGTGAAGATCCCACATGTGAAGGCCAAACAGGTGAAGATCCCACATGTGAAGGCCAAACAGGTGAAGATCCCACATGTGAAGTCCAAACAGGTGAAGATCCCACATGTGAAGGCCAAACAGGTGAAGATCCCACATGTGAAGGCCAAACAGGTGAAGATCCCACATGTGAAGGCCACACAGGTGAAGATCCCACATGTGAAGGCCACACAGGTGAAGATCCCACATGTGAAGGCCAAACAGGTGAAGATCCCACATGTGAAGGCCAAACAGGTGAAGATCCCACATGTGAAGGCCAAACAGGTGAAGATCCCACATGTGAAGGCCAAACAGGTGAAGATCCCACATGTGAAGGCCACACAGGTGAAGATCCCACATGTGAAGGCCACACAGGTGAAGATCCCACATGTGAAGGCCAAACAGGTGAAGATCCCACATGTGAAGGCCAAACAGGTGAAGATCCCACATGTGAAGGCCAAACAGGTGAAGATCCCACATGTGAAGGCCAAACAGGTGAAGATCCCACATGTGAAGGCCAAACAGGTGAAGATCCCACATGTGAAGGCCACACAGGTGAAGATCCCACATGTGAAGGCCACACAGGTGAAGATCCCACATGTGAAGGCCAAACAGGTGAAGATCCCACATGTGAAGGCCAAACAGGTGAAGATCCCACATGTGAAGGCCAAACAGGTGAAGATCCCACATGTGAAGGCCAAACAGGTGAAGATCCCACATGTGAAGGCCACACAGGTGAAGATCCCACATGTGAAGGCCACACAGGTGAAGATCCCACATGTGAAGGCCAAACAGGTGAAGATCCCACATGTGAAGGCCAAACAGGTGAAGATCCCACATGTGAAGGCCAAACAGGTGAAGATCCAATAA